The Salinibaculum sp. SYNS191 genome has a window encoding:
- a CDS encoding ABC transporter ATP-binding protein codes for MLRTEGLTKRFGGIVATDHVDFELDSDELCSLIGPNGAGKTTFFNLLTGALEPTEGTITFQGEDITDASPQETASLGIHRSFQITNIFPLSTVVENVRIAAQAHSSKSLHLWRNYNAYDEFHEEAHRILERVGLDDRAHDRADSLSHGAKRKLEVGIAMAADPDVLLLDEPNAGVSSESVGEIIDLIEEVSEDHAVLLVEHNMDIVMQVSDRIVVLNQGSVIADDEPEAVRNDPNVQEAYLGGYEEGDLDSDADSASGEGVA; via the coding sequence ATGCTCCGGACGGAAGGGCTCACGAAGCGGTTCGGCGGCATCGTCGCCACGGACCACGTGGACTTCGAGCTGGACTCCGACGAACTGTGTTCGCTCATCGGTCCGAACGGAGCGGGGAAGACGACGTTCTTCAACCTGCTGACCGGCGCGCTCGAACCGACCGAGGGAACGATCACGTTCCAGGGAGAGGACATCACGGACGCCTCCCCCCAGGAGACCGCCTCCCTCGGCATCCACAGGTCCTTCCAGATAACGAACATCTTCCCGCTCAGCACCGTCGTCGAGAACGTCCGCATCGCGGCACAGGCCCACAGCAGCAAGTCGCTGCACCTCTGGCGCAACTACAACGCCTACGACGAGTTCCACGAGGAGGCCCACCGCATCCTCGAACGCGTCGGCCTCGACGACCGCGCCCACGACCGCGCGGACAGCCTGAGCCACGGCGCGAAGCGGAAACTGGAGGTCGGCATCGCGATGGCCGCCGACCCCGACGTGCTCCTGCTGGACGAACCCAACGCCGGCGTCTCCTCCGAGAGCGTCGGCGAGATCATCGACCTCATCGAGGAGGTCAGCGAGGACCACGCGGTCCTGCTGGTCGAGCACAACATGGACATCGTCATGCAGGTCAGCGACCGCATCGTGGTCCTGAATCAGGGGTCGGTCATCGCCGACGACGAACCGGAGGCGGTCCGCAACGACCCGAACGTCCAGGAGGCCTACCTCGGCGGCTACGAGGAGGGCGACCTGGACAGCGACGCCGACTCGGCCAGCGGGGAGGGCGTCGCATGA
- a CDS encoding alpha/beta fold hydrolase, with translation MHFAENGDVRLAYERAGTDAGETVVFVEGLGYGRWMWRWQREALAEDYDVLLPDNRGTGSSDAPEGPYTIREMAADLEAVLADADVDAAHIVGASMGGMIAQRYALDYDRAASLTLLCTTPGGPDEVPIPESTLERMFGVPEEYDEREAIRYKMEPAMTDEFWAANDGLIEDIVDWRLETDADDQPRQWQGAAVEAFDVSDRLDELALPTLILHGERDQVVPVGNGKLLADGIPDPTFETFDEGGSHLFFIERADAVNERIRSFLAGQ, from the coding sequence ATGCACTTCGCGGAGAACGGCGACGTCCGACTGGCGTACGAGCGCGCCGGGACCGACGCCGGCGAGACGGTGGTGTTCGTCGAGGGGCTGGGATACGGCCGCTGGATGTGGCGCTGGCAGCGCGAGGCGCTGGCAGAGGACTACGACGTGCTGCTGCCCGACAACCGCGGGACCGGGTCTTCTGACGCCCCGGAGGGTCCGTACACGATTCGGGAGATGGCGGCGGACCTGGAGGCCGTGCTGGCCGACGCGGACGTCGACGCGGCCCACATCGTCGGCGCGAGTATGGGCGGGATGATAGCACAGCGGTACGCGCTCGATTACGACCGCGCGGCGTCGCTGACGCTGCTGTGTACGACGCCGGGCGGCCCCGACGAGGTGCCGATTCCCGAGTCGACCCTGGAGCGGATGTTCGGCGTGCCCGAGGAGTACGACGAGCGCGAGGCCATCCGGTACAAGATGGAGCCGGCGATGACCGACGAGTTCTGGGCGGCCAACGACGGCCTCATCGAGGACATCGTCGACTGGCGGCTGGAGACCGACGCCGACGACCAGCCCCGCCAGTGGCAGGGCGCGGCGGTCGAGGCCTTCGACGTGAGCGACCGCCTGGACGAACTGGCGCTGCCGACGCTGATTCTCCACGGGGAGCGCGACCAGGTCGTCCCGGTCGGCAACGGGAAACTGCTCGCCGACGGGATTCCCGACCCGACGTTCGAGACGTTCGACGAGGGCGGGTCGCACCTGTTCTTCATCGAGCGGGCCGACGCCGTCAACGAGCGTATCCGGTCGTTCCTGGCGGGGCAGTGA
- a CDS encoding ABC transporter substrate-binding protein: protein MDSNDITRRRVISTLGAAGTIALAGCGGDGGDGGDGGDGGDGSDGGDGGDGGSGSDGGSGGDGSDGSDGGDGGDTASRPDAEVRIGMVQPQSGALGPYGNIALRGFYTYFGYAGADIPSEVGTGETEFTLGDTTYIVDVRDSQGASGEAQSQATDLVQNAGADIIAGGTSSASATAIANNVAKRSNVPYMAGPAASVSLTGSEANCGETVYRASETVAMDAQSGGRYIANARDDINSVYIYYADYSFGESVFNNYKRVLEANGVTVSGSQALPADYSDDWPGQFENATNAGVDAIIGGFTVAALPAMLGTYLANDYDFRFVGGFATKIAAGAFGQVLNNNLDELTAESIESAGLGPLTTRYHWNQYDNEMNTQANQVHRDAYGTNADLFTSGLFTAASAIDQAVTESGSANGDDIREALKGMSVNTTMKGEGGYQFQEWNNQARSAMTVAPAIPTQNSEYWNAAIQPGDPVQTYAPEETTQPKDQQSCDLS, encoded by the coding sequence ATGGACTCGAATGACATCACACGCAGACGCGTGATTAGCACACTCGGAGCGGCGGGAACGATTGCCCTCGCAGGCTGTGGCGGGGACGGGGGAGACGGTGGCGACGGCGGCGACGGCGGCGACGGAAGTGACGGCGGTGATGGCGGTGACGGCGGGTCCGGCAGCGATGGCGGGTCCGGTGGCGACGGGAGTGACGGCAGCGACGGCGGCGACGGTGGCGACACGGCGTCCCGACCGGACGCGGAAGTGCGCATCGGGATGGTTCAGCCCCAGTCGGGCGCGCTCGGCCCCTACGGCAACATCGCCCTCCGCGGATTCTACACCTACTTCGGTTACGCCGGCGCGGACATCCCTTCGGAGGTCGGCACCGGCGAGACGGAGTTCACACTCGGCGACACGACATACATCGTCGACGTCCGGGACTCCCAGGGTGCCTCGGGTGAGGCACAGTCCCAGGCGACGGACCTCGTACAGAACGCCGGTGCGGACATCATCGCCGGTGGGACGAGTTCGGCCAGTGCGACAGCAATCGCCAACAACGTCGCCAAGCGGTCGAACGTCCCGTACATGGCCGGCCCGGCGGCCTCGGTCAGCCTGACTGGCAGCGAGGCGAACTGCGGTGAGACGGTGTATCGCGCTAGCGAGACGGTGGCGATGGACGCACAGAGCGGCGGCCGCTACATCGCGAACGCGCGCGACGACATCAACAGCGTCTACATCTACTACGCCGACTACAGCTTCGGCGAGTCGGTGTTCAACAACTACAAGCGCGTGCTGGAGGCCAACGGGGTCACCGTGTCGGGCTCGCAGGCGCTGCCGGCGGACTACTCCGACGACTGGCCGGGCCAATTCGAGAACGCGACCAACGCTGGCGTCGACGCCATCATCGGCGGGTTCACCGTGGCAGCGCTCCCGGCGATGCTCGGAACCTACCTCGCCAACGACTACGACTTCCGCTTCGTCGGCGGCTTCGCGACGAAAATCGCCGCGGGCGCGTTCGGCCAGGTGCTGAACAACAATCTCGACGAACTCACCGCCGAATCCATCGAGAGCGCCGGTCTCGGGCCGCTGACGACGCGGTACCACTGGAACCAGTACGACAACGAGATGAACACCCAGGCAAACCAGGTCCACCGCGACGCCTACGGCACCAACGCCGACCTGTTCACCTCCGGCCTGTTCACGGCTGCGTCGGCAATCGACCAGGCGGTCACCGAGAGCGGGTCCGCCAACGGTGACGACATCCGCGAGGCGCTGAAGGGCATGTCGGTCAACACGACGATGAAAGGTGAGGGCGGCTACCAGTTCCAGGAGTGGAACAACCAGGCCCGCTCGGCCATGACCGTCGCCCCGGCGATTCCGACCCAGAACTCGGAGTACTGGAACGCCGCCATCCAGCCCGGCGACCCGGTCCAGACGTACGCCCCCGAGGAGACGACCCAGCCCAAGGACCAGCAGAGCTGCGACCTGTCCTGA
- a CDS encoding branched-chain amino acid ABC transporter permease yields the protein MVLFLVLYPGVYHYVGGAEGTTVGKLLFPSMSTMLNLLTVALFAMSFDFISGYTGYLSFGHSLFFGTGVFLVLGVYAGSFEGMPLLGWIPATLPFMVLMLVAGVLSIVLALLVGAVSFRLTGVYFAMITLGFAELARFTAEGFFGAEGLTLPLLDSPPSIGLPFVDALTLPVGPFALRNSPVMLGEVPLLGLVLDVLSAIPLIGNYVVANPAIQGEVLSYYLVGLVVLLCYLAMQRFIHSPFGRVMVAIRENEERAKAIGYDTFRYKMGAFGISAFFAGVAGALFAVSQQQGDPARDFGVIERAGEALVATLIGGIGTLAGPFYGYLFDFNLREIAGGKGNNGIKEFLADNLEWLLNTGLPGTSVEEIVDIWIVGHPALYIGIVFILFILFVPGGLLGTLRLAVGGKLAKTFPDWLGRRLDRIRSVFGDR from the coding sequence GTGGTCCTCTTTCTCGTCCTCTACCCCGGTGTCTACCACTACGTCGGCGGCGCGGAGGGAACCACGGTCGGCAAACTCCTCTTCCCGTCGATGTCGACGATGCTGAACCTGCTGACGGTGGCCCTCTTTGCGATGTCCTTCGACTTCATCAGCGGCTACACCGGCTACCTCTCCTTCGGCCACTCGCTGTTCTTCGGAACGGGCGTGTTCCTCGTCCTCGGCGTCTACGCCGGGAGTTTCGAGGGGATGCCGCTACTGGGCTGGATTCCCGCGACGCTGCCCTTTATGGTCCTCATGCTCGTCGCGGGCGTGCTGTCCATCGTCCTGGCGCTGCTGGTCGGGGCGGTGTCGTTCCGCCTGACCGGCGTCTACTTCGCGATGATCACGCTCGGATTCGCCGAGCTGGCGCGGTTCACCGCGGAGGGGTTCTTCGGCGCGGAAGGGCTGACCCTCCCGCTGCTCGACAGTCCGCCCTCTATCGGCCTGCCGTTCGTCGACGCGCTGACGCTGCCGGTGGGGCCGTTCGCGTTGCGCAACAGTCCCGTCATGCTCGGCGAGGTGCCGCTGCTGGGGCTTGTGCTGGACGTCCTGAGCGCGATTCCGCTCATCGGGAACTACGTCGTGGCGAACCCGGCCATCCAGGGCGAGGTGCTGTCGTACTACCTCGTCGGACTCGTCGTCCTCCTCTGTTACCTCGCGATGCAGCGGTTCATCCACTCGCCCTTCGGGCGCGTGATGGTCGCCATCCGGGAGAACGAGGAGCGCGCGAAGGCCATCGGCTACGACACGTTCCGCTACAAGATGGGCGCGTTCGGCATCAGCGCCTTCTTCGCGGGCGTGGCCGGCGCGCTCTTTGCCGTCAGTCAGCAGCAGGGCGACCCCGCCCGCGACTTCGGCGTCATCGAGCGCGCCGGCGAGGCGCTGGTCGCGACGCTCATCGGCGGCATCGGCACGCTCGCCGGCCCCTTCTACGGCTACCTCTTCGATTTCAACCTCCGGGAGATAGCCGGCGGGAAGGGCAACAACGGCATCAAGGAGTTCCTCGCCGACAACCTGGAGTGGCTCCTGAACACCGGCCTGCCCGGCACCAGCGTCGAGGAGATAGTCGACATCTGGATCGTCGGCCACCCGGCGCTGTACATCGGCATCGTGTTCATCCTCTTCATCCTGTTCGTCCCCGGCGGGCTCCTGGGGACGCTCAGGCTGGCAGTCGGCGGGAAACTGGCCAAGACGTTCCCCGACTGGCTCGGCCGGCGACTCGACCGCATCCGGTCGGTCTTCGGCGACCGCTGA
- a CDS encoding helix-turn-helix domain-containing protein yields MIEISMEMEQYDCPFIDTTADHDVSFSTFQWEFDTSNRELETRMVVEGSDRSGLDAGLAALRDHPHMAEYTLIRQWDDVAHIYTAIDETDAMQTIRANDGYISGPFYIESGTEQWHVGFDSRVRADITLSELERNNDFTVVSRRQDGFSDVGDVVAALDSARQLVESCRGLTDVEERTLIAAVEGGYFQSPRETTLGDLADQFDISKPALSKNLRRGQQKVLEGVVGVLSESDPD; encoded by the coding sequence ATGATCGAGATATCGATGGAGATGGAGCAGTACGACTGCCCCTTTATCGACACCACCGCCGACCACGACGTGTCGTTCTCGACGTTCCAGTGGGAGTTCGACACGTCGAACAGGGAACTGGAGACGCGGATGGTCGTCGAGGGGAGCGACCGCAGCGGCCTGGACGCGGGGCTGGCGGCGCTGCGCGACCACCCCCACATGGCCGAGTACACCCTCATCAGACAGTGGGACGACGTCGCGCACATCTACACCGCCATCGACGAGACGGACGCGATGCAGACGATTCGAGCCAACGACGGCTACATCAGCGGGCCGTTCTACATCGAGTCGGGGACCGAACAGTGGCACGTCGGCTTCGACTCGCGGGTGCGTGCAGACATCACCCTCTCGGAACTGGAGCGAAACAACGACTTCACCGTCGTCTCCCGCCGCCAGGACGGCTTCTCGGATGTCGGCGACGTGGTCGCGGCACTCGACTCGGCGAGACAGCTCGTCGAGAGCTGTCGCGGACTGACGGACGTCGAGGAACGAACCCTCATCGCAGCCGTCGAGGGCGGGTACTTCCAGTCGCCGCGGGAGACGACGCTCGGGGACCTGGCGGACCAGTTCGACATCTCGAAACCCGCGCTCTCGAAGAACCTCCGCCGCGGGCAACAGAAGGTGCTCGAAGGCGTCGTCGGCGTGCTCTCCGAGAGCGACCCGGACTGA
- a CDS encoding branched-chain amino acid ABC transporter permease gives MIGLESVVLQFSPAELAEIVIRGMGTAGVFVLIASGLSLIFGLMGVLNFAHGSLTTYGAFAGAAVLLTISSTDAVGLGAITALVMAAFGVFVVLSMFGASIEFSLIRQLYDRPPIDQILLTFGVALVLDEFLTILLQLWDIDPYRVYSAPASYGPAFLGEGENLVLGDITVRWLYIFEFVVGAVVVVAVWLFLNRTRYGLFIRAGSEDSEMAEALGINVRRVFTLVFGVGIGLAGVSGLFLIWDPVYKLQITLGAEALLPAFIVVVVGGLGTFKGTVVASGVAGIFAQFGNALFTNQTQIAGINFGDFAQLPSMLIFILLIVMLIVKPTGLYGEEEVGGH, from the coding sequence ATGATAGGTCTCGAATCCGTAGTTCTCCAGTTCAGTCCGGCGGAACTCGCCGAAATCGTCATCCGCGGGATGGGCACGGCGGGCGTGTTCGTGCTCATCGCCAGCGGACTGTCGCTCATCTTCGGTCTGATGGGCGTGCTCAACTTCGCACACGGGTCGCTGACGACCTACGGCGCGTTCGCGGGGGCCGCGGTGCTCCTGACCATCTCGTCGACCGACGCCGTCGGCCTGGGCGCGATCACCGCCCTCGTGATGGCGGCGTTCGGCGTCTTCGTCGTCCTCTCGATGTTCGGCGCGAGCATCGAGTTCAGCCTCATCAGACAGCTCTACGACCGGCCGCCCATCGACCAGATTCTGCTCACCTTCGGCGTGGCGCTGGTCCTCGACGAGTTCCTGACAATCCTCCTGCAGCTGTGGGACATCGACCCCTACCGGGTCTACTCCGCGCCCGCGAGTTACGGGCCGGCGTTCCTCGGCGAGGGCGAGAACCTGGTGCTCGGCGACATCACCGTCCGCTGGCTCTACATCTTCGAGTTCGTCGTCGGCGCGGTGGTCGTCGTCGCCGTCTGGCTGTTCCTCAACCGGACCCGCTACGGCCTGTTCATCCGGGCCGGCAGCGAGGACTCCGAGATGGCGGAGGCACTTGGCATCAACGTCCGGCGCGTGTTCACGCTCGTCTTCGGCGTCGGTATCGGGCTGGCCGGCGTCTCGGGGCTCTTTCTCATCTGGGACCCGGTCTACAAGCTCCAGATAACCCTCGGTGCCGAAGCCCTGCTGCCCGCGTTCATCGTGGTGGTCGTCGGCGGCCTCGGCACCTTCAAGGGGACCGTCGTCGCCTCCGGCGTGGCGGGCATCTTCGCGCAGTTCGGAAACGCGCTGTTCACGAACCAGACGCAGATAGCTGGTATCAACTTCGGCGACTTCGCCCAGTTGCCCTCGATGCTCATCTTCATCCTGCTCATCGTGATGCTCATCGTGAAACCGACCGGGCTCTACGGCGAAGAGGAGGTGGGCGGCCATTAG
- the glpB gene encoding glycerol-3-phosphate dehydrogenase subunit GlpB — MSEADVCVVGGGLAGKVAALTAARADGGASVTLVTEPGPDLRDTGGLVDVLGYTPGGRGPLVNPFWALDDLPETHPYTVVGEGTLRDGLALFDDVVGDSYGGGDTDRNALVPTAFGRLRPTGRYPRSVEAGLASERRETTLLGFKRLPSFDGPPAADRLEAVVPYRVDGFNVDFPSETEDPVEMAEFLDENPVASTGNPARESLAASARIYQSSEKRIGFPAVLGLERHREIRQQFEDALEVRVFEVPAGSPSVPGMRLDSQFDAALASAGVSVEREATVTGAETGDGHVDSVRLSSGETVTASQFVLATGGLAEGGLASTRTTVTEPLFDCHVDAPDDRGEWAERDPFGDHAFARFGVSVDDGLRPLGADDVSAFGNLRAAGRVLGGFDYAAENSGGGVAVATGYAAGLRAAETV; from the coding sequence GTGAGCGAAGCAGACGTCTGCGTCGTCGGTGGCGGCCTGGCGGGGAAGGTGGCCGCACTCACCGCCGCCCGCGCCGACGGAGGAGCGAGCGTCACGCTGGTAACGGAGCCTGGACCAGACCTGCGCGACACCGGCGGCCTCGTGGACGTGCTCGGATACACGCCCGGGGGTCGGGGACCGCTCGTGAATCCCTTCTGGGCGCTGGACGACCTGCCGGAGACGCACCCCTACACCGTGGTCGGCGAAGGGACGCTCCGGGACGGCCTGGCGCTGTTCGACGACGTCGTCGGCGACAGCTACGGCGGGGGGGACACCGACAGGAACGCGCTCGTCCCGACAGCGTTCGGGCGGCTCCGACCGACCGGCAGGTACCCCCGGAGCGTCGAGGCCGGGCTGGCAAGCGAGCGCCGCGAGACGACGCTGCTGGGATTCAAGCGACTCCCGTCGTTCGACGGCCCGCCCGCCGCGGACCGACTCGAAGCGGTCGTCCCGTACCGCGTGGACGGGTTCAACGTGGATTTCCCCAGCGAGACGGAGGACCCCGTCGAGATGGCGGAGTTCCTCGACGAGAACCCGGTCGCGTCGACCGGGAATCCCGCACGGGAGTCCCTCGCGGCGTCGGCGCGAATCTACCAGTCCAGCGAGAAGCGAATCGGCTTCCCGGCCGTGCTCGGGCTGGAGCGCCACCGCGAGATACGGCAGCAGTTCGAAGATGCGCTGGAGGTCCGGGTGTTCGAGGTCCCGGCGGGCTCGCCGAGCGTGCCCGGGATGCGCCTCGACAGCCAGTTCGACGCGGCGCTCGCGTCTGCGGGTGTCAGCGTTGAGCGCGAGGCGACCGTGACCGGAGCCGAGACGGGCGACGGCCACGTCGACTCGGTCCGGCTGTCCAGCGGGGAGACCGTCACGGCGTCGCAGTTCGTCCTCGCAACGGGTGGACTCGCGGAAGGCGGGCTCGCCAGCACGCGAACGACCGTGACCGAGCCGCTGTTCGACTGCCACGTCGACGCGCCCGACGACCGCGGGGAGTGGGCGGAGCGCGACCCCTTCGGCGACCACGCGTTCGCCCGCTTCGGGGTGAGCGTCGACGACGGCCTGCGCCCGCTGGGAGCCGACGACGTGTCCGCGTTCGGGAACCTCCGGGCCGCTGGCAGGGTCCTCGGTGGGTTCGACTACGCGGCGGAGAACTCCGGGGGCGGCGTCGCCGTCGCGACGGGCTACGCGGCCGGCCTGCGGGCGGCCGAGACGGTGTAG
- a CDS encoding ABC transporter ATP-binding protein, with amino-acid sequence MSLLEVEDVQTYYGESHILEGVSLSVDDGEVVALLGRNGVGKTTTMRTILQLTPPREGSVRFKGEELVGKRTNEVADLGLGWIPEDRRIFSALTVEENIRAAVPSEDGIQDALDLSYETFPILEERSTQDAGTLSGGQQQMLAIARGLVGDNEMLLVDEPSEGLAPQIVQDVGEALDTVSEQVPMLLVEQNLGLALDLADRFYVIDHGQVVDGGSVDEVSAESERLREYLSA; translated from the coding sequence ATGAGTCTCCTGGAGGTCGAGGACGTCCAGACCTACTACGGCGAGAGCCACATCCTCGAGGGCGTCTCGCTTTCGGTCGACGACGGCGAAGTCGTCGCGCTGCTCGGGCGCAACGGCGTCGGGAAGACGACGACGATGCGGACCATCCTCCAGTTGACCCCGCCCCGTGAGGGGAGTGTCAGGTTCAAAGGCGAGGAACTGGTCGGCAAGCGGACCAACGAGGTGGCGGACCTCGGCCTCGGCTGGATTCCCGAGGACCGGCGCATCTTCTCGGCGCTGACCGTCGAGGAGAACATCCGGGCCGCGGTCCCCTCCGAGGACGGCATCCAGGACGCGCTGGACCTGTCCTACGAGACGTTCCCGATTCTCGAAGAACGCAGCACGCAGGACGCGGGCACGCTCTCGGGCGGGCAACAGCAGATGCTCGCCATCGCGCGCGGACTGGTCGGCGACAACGAGATGTTGCTCGTCGACGAGCCAAGCGAGGGGCTGGCCCCGCAAATCGTCCAGGACGTGGGCGAGGCACTCGACACCGTCTCGGAGCAGGTCCCGATGTTGCTGGTCGAGCAGAACCTCGGCCTGGCGCTCGACCTCGCGGACCGCTTTTACGTCATCGACCACGGACAGGTCGTCGACGGGGGGAGCGTCGACGAGGTATCTGCAGAATCCGAACGACTCAGGGAGTATCTCTCAGCATGA
- a CDS encoding dolichyl-phosphate hexose transferase gives MTAVDTTRAAEEFTFDDLSVVMGTYNEEEAIATVIEDVQRVTDGRAEIVCVDGSSDRTPEIARDLGARVIEQEPQGYGVAVRAALLAAERPVVVTTDCDDTYPMERLPDFLDAINEGCDVVSGDRLYHGAETMPALNRLGNHAFAALASLLMGERVHDTTTGMRAYRREIVEKIEWTENTGLSAELLIRPVMRGYEVREVPIEYSERKGETKLDPFKGGAEIAYSILRVCIEERLR, from the coding sequence ATGACAGCGGTAGACACCACACGTGCGGCCGAGGAGTTCACGTTCGACGACCTCTCCGTCGTCATGGGAACGTACAACGAGGAGGAGGCAATCGCGACGGTCATCGAGGACGTCCAGCGGGTGACGGACGGGCGCGCGGAAATCGTCTGCGTCGACGGGTCCTCGGACCGGACGCCGGAGATAGCGCGGGACCTCGGAGCCCGCGTCATCGAACAGGAGCCACAGGGGTACGGCGTGGCCGTCCGCGCGGCGCTACTGGCCGCCGAGCGTCCCGTCGTGGTGACGACTGACTGTGACGACACCTACCCGATGGAGCGCCTGCCGGACTTCCTCGACGCCATCAACGAGGGCTGTGACGTGGTCAGCGGCGACCGTCTCTACCACGGTGCGGAGACGATGCCGGCGCTCAACCGCCTCGGGAACCACGCCTTCGCTGCGCTCGCGAGCCTCCTGATGGGCGAGCGCGTCCACGACACGACGACGGGGATGCGCGCGTACCGCCGCGAGATTGTCGAGAAAATCGAGTGGACCGAGAACACCGGTCTCTCCGCGGAACTGCTGATTCGTCCGGTGATGCGCGGTTACGAGGTCCGCGAGGTCCCCATCGAGTACAGCGAGCGGAAAGGCGAGACGAAACTCGACCCGTTCAAGGGCGGTGCGGAGATCGCGTACTCGATTCTGCGGGTCTGTATCGAGGAACGCCTCCGGTAG
- the glpA gene encoding anaerobic glycerol-3-phosphate dehydrogenase subunit GlpA, with protein MGYTPHILVVGGGVTGTGLARDLAMRGLEVTLVERGRLTSGATGRTQGLLDSGARFAVSDPETAADCHAESATLRDVASHCVTDTGGLVVSLSDDDPEYFERTESACEEAGIDAEELSGSDAREREPALGEAVERALLVPDAAVDPFRLTVANAKSARNYGAEVKTHAPVTDVRYERGAVAGVEIAGENGTTAIDADYVVNATGPWADEVAAMAGFDLSLRHVRGAMVVLNDRPTERVVTRCRPGDEGDIVVPYDGKTLVGTTAETVEDPDSISETREEVDRLVEEAAAVVPSLRETRSIRSFGTVRSGYDREGTGSHECVILDHEARDDTWGMSTVVGGTVTTSRLVAERVADHVCAKFGIDRPCLTAEEALPGSESEAVVDDAGGQFGLSSPVVEASRERLGSQTGEVLETTGPNPVLCECELVTREEVQAAMRDGTGERTDLNEVRIRTRAGMGECQGGRCCHLLASELYPLSDVAEMDRALDDLYDERWSGQRHALWGDQLAEAMRTYELHAATLNRPDEDQADVDLSAFDSGAAWERGDVGTASGGQQ; from the coding sequence ATGGGGTACACGCCACACATTCTGGTCGTCGGCGGTGGGGTCACCGGAACCGGTCTCGCCAGGGACCTCGCGATGCGCGGGCTGGAGGTCACGCTGGTCGAGCGGGGGCGGTTGACGAGCGGGGCGACCGGTCGGACGCAGGGGCTACTCGACAGCGGCGCTCGCTTCGCCGTCTCCGACCCCGAGACGGCGGCCGACTGCCACGCCGAGAGTGCGACCCTCCGGGACGTCGCTTCCCACTGCGTCACGGACACCGGCGGCCTCGTCGTCTCGCTGTCGGACGACGACCCAGAGTACTTCGAGCGCACGGAGAGTGCCTGCGAGGAGGCCGGCATCGACGCCGAAGAACTGTCGGGAAGCGATGCCCGGGAACGCGAACCGGCGCTGGGGGAGGCCGTCGAGCGTGCCCTCCTCGTGCCGGACGCGGCCGTCGACCCGTTCCGACTGACGGTCGCGAACGCGAAATCGGCCAGAAACTACGGTGCCGAGGTGAAGACGCACGCGCCGGTGACGGACGTGCGCTACGAACGCGGCGCGGTCGCCGGCGTCGAGATCGCCGGCGAGAACGGGACGACGGCGATAGACGCGGACTACGTGGTCAACGCGACGGGCCCCTGGGCGGACGAGGTCGCGGCGATGGCGGGGTTCGACCTCTCCCTGCGACACGTCAGGGGTGCGATGGTCGTGCTGAACGACCGTCCCACGGAGCGGGTCGTCACCCGCTGTCGACCAGGCGACGAGGGCGACATCGTCGTGCCGTACGACGGGAAGACCCTCGTCGGAACGACAGCGGAGACGGTCGAGGACCCGGATTCGATCAGCGAGACACGGGAGGAGGTCGACCGCCTGGTCGAGGAAGCGGCGGCCGTGGTACCGTCGCTGCGGGAGACGCGGTCCATACGCTCCTTCGGGACCGTCCGCTCCGGGTACGACCGAGAGGGGACCGGGAGCCACGAGTGCGTGATTCTGGACCACGAGGCGCGCGACGACACGTGGGGCATGTCGACGGTGGTCGGGGGGACGGTGACCACGAGCCGTCTGGTGGCCGAGCGGGTCGCCGACCACGTCTGCGCGAAGTTCGGCATCGACAGACCCTGTCTGACCGCCGAGGAAGCGTTACCCGGCAGCGAGTCGGAGGCTGTCGTCGATGATGCCGGGGGGCAGTTCGGCCTGTCGTCGCCGGTCGTGGAGGCAAGCAGGGAGCGTCTGGGGTCCCAGACCGGGGAGGTCCTGGAGACGACCGGCCCCAACCCGGTGCTGTGCGAGTGCGAACTGGTCACCCGCGAGGAGGTCCAGGCGGCGATGCGCGACGGCACGGGGGAGCGGACCGACCTGAACGAGGTCCGCATCCGGACCCGCGCCGGCATGGGCGAGTGCCAGGGCGGGCGGTGCTGTCACCTCCTCGCGAGCGAACTGTACCCGCTCAGCGACGTCGCCGAGATGGACCGCGCCCTCGACGACCTGTACGACGAGCGGTGGTCCGGTCAGCGCCACGCCCTGTGGGGCGACCAGCTGGCCGAGGCGATGCGGACCTACGAACTCCACGCGGCGACGCTGAACCGCCCCGACGAGGACCAGGCGGACGTCGACCTCTCGGCGTTCGACAGCGGGGCGGCGTGGGAGCGCGGGGACGTCGGGACCGCCAGCGGAGGGCAACAGTGA